One genomic segment of Podarcis raffonei isolate rPodRaf1 chromosome 7, rPodRaf1.pri, whole genome shotgun sequence includes these proteins:
- the LOC128417454 gene encoding transmembrane protein 68-like — MIGRNESCGAEQMPMSYLTCLLYILEGWTGVEHLDEYLSYLVYLTWLFAPLLVAFLLPALILILIYVSIFILHIYKLRTHLKEVYSNDFWDGARLAVLTLWYVHGRIWNGYEVHGLEKIPDGPALFIFYHGATPIDFFYFVSVLLAKKKKFIHVVADHFVFSLPGFKIVVDVFRTLPGSQEECIKALKSGRSLAISPGGVREALFANEYYPILWGNRKGFAQVAIDAKVPIIPLFTQNVRESVRTFGGIKFLRWVYEKTRWPLVPLYGNFPVKLRTYIGDPIPYDPNVTAAELAEKAKNAIQCLIDKHQKIPGNVFRALMERFETQKKED; from the exons ATGATAGGCCGAAATGAATCCTGTGGTGCAGAGCAGATGCCCATGTCTTACTTGACTTGCCTGCTTTACATACTGGAAGGATGGACTGGAGTCGAACACTTGGACGAATATCTGAGTTACCTGGTCTACCTCACATGGCTCTTTGCACCATTGCTTGTAGCATTTTTACTTCCTGCACTCATCCTCATTCTTATATATGTCAGCATTTTTATTCTTCATATTTACAAGTTACGGACACACCTAAAAGAGGTTTATTCAAATGATTTTTGGGATGGTGCAAGACTAGCAGTGTTAACTTTGTGGTATGTTCATGGAAGAATATGGAATG GTTATGAGGTGCACGGCCTAGAAAAAATACCTGATGGACCAgccctatttattttttatcacGGAGCAACACCTATAGACTTTTTCTACTTTGTGTCTGTTCTTCTTGCTAAGAAGAAAAAATTCATCCATGTAGTTGCTGATCACTTCGTCTTTTCATTACCAG GTTTCAAAATTGTAGTTGATGTGTTTCGTACTTTGCCTGGATCACAGGAGGAATGTATAAAAGCATTAAAGAGCGGACGCTCATTGGCCATTTCACCAGGAGGAGTTCGGGAAGCCCTGTTTGCTAATGAATACTACCCCATACTATGGGGAAATCGTAAAGGATTTGCTCAAGTGGCTATTGATGCAAAAGTG CCCATCATTCCCCTTTTCACACAAAATGTTCGGGAAAGCGTTAGAACATTTGGTGGAATAA AATTTCTTAGATGGGTGTATGAGAAGACTCGTTGGCCACTAGTCCCATTGTATGGAAACTTCCCTGTCAAACTACGCACATATATTGGAGATCCTATTCCATATGACCCAAATGTCACTGCTGCAGAACTGGCAGAAAAG GCAAAAAATGCAATACAATGTTTAATAGACAAACATCAGAAAATACCAGGAAATGTATTTAGAGCATTGATGGAACGATTTGAAACACAGAAAAAAGAAGACTAG